A DNA window from Gorilla gorilla gorilla isolate KB3781 chromosome 6, NHGRI_mGorGor1-v2.1_pri, whole genome shotgun sequence contains the following coding sequences:
- the LOC134758945 gene encoding collagen alpha-1(II) chain-like, with the protein MLFSCWVHLQKGCHFTLGRLHSGQAEALLTSQTMGDRAEALLTSQRGQPGRDAPHIPDDGRPGRGAPHLPDEGRPGRGAPHLSDEGRPGRGAPHLPDEGRPGRGAPHIPDDGRPGRGAPHIPDDGRPGRGAPHLPDDGRPGRGAPHLPDGAAGQRCSSPPRRGGQAEALLTSQTMGGRAEAIFTSQMGLPGKGAPHFLDVVVAGQRRSSLPSGRAEGLLTSQTMGGRAETLLTS; encoded by the coding sequence ctgttgggtacacctgcagaaaggctgtcacttcacacttggaagattgcacagcggccaggcagaggcgctcctcacttcccagacgatgggcgaccgggcagaggcgctcctcacttcccagagggggcagccgggcagagacgctcctcacatcccagacgatgggcggccgggcagaggcgctcctcacctcccagacgaagggcggccgggcagaggcgctcctcacctctcagacgaagggcggccgggcagaggcgctcctcacctcccagacgaagggcggccgggcagaggcgctcctcacatcccagacgatgggcggccgggcagaggcgctcctcacatcccagacgatgggcggccgggcagaggcgctcctcacctcccagacgatgggcggccgggcagaggcgctcctcacctcccagacggggccgCCGGGCAaaggtgctcctcacctcccagacggggcggccaggcagaggcgctcctcacttctcagacgatgggcggccgggcagaggcgatcttcacttcccagatggggctgCCGGGCaaaggtgctcctcacttcctagatgtggtggtggccgggcagaggcgctcctcacttcccagcggccgggcagaggggctcctcacatcccagaccatgggcggccgggcagagacgctcctcacttcctag